One region of Verrucomicrobiia bacterium genomic DNA includes:
- a CDS encoding DUF1080 domain-containing protein, protein MKKPGLQILLMLGLAGIPLRAADVFDQAATNQPPPGWEIAITGAGQPVWTVQAESPAAPTNRVLVQSGLTPRPSFPLCVRQEPRLQDGWVSVRFKTVSGEMDQAAGVVWRYQNATNYYICRANAREDNVVLYKVQNGRRTALPLVGRTEGYGVEHKVAPQTWHTLRVAFRGPRFTVFFDGQKLFEVEDTTFTQAGRVGLWTKADSVTQFDDFDWGEASP, encoded by the coding sequence ATGAAAAAACCAGGGTTGCAAATCCTCCTGATGCTGGGCCTGGCGGGCATTCCGCTGCGGGCTGCGGATGTTTTTGATCAGGCCGCCACCAACCAACCGCCGCCCGGCTGGGAAATCGCCATCACCGGCGCCGGCCAGCCGGTGTGGACAGTGCAGGCGGAGTCCCCCGCCGCGCCCACCAACCGCGTGCTGGTGCAGTCCGGCCTCACGCCGCGGCCCTCGTTTCCGCTCTGCGTGCGGCAGGAGCCGCGGCTGCAGGACGGCTGGGTGAGTGTGCGCTTCAAGACGGTGAGCGGCGAAATGGACCAGGCGGCCGGGGTGGTGTGGCGCTATCAGAACGCCACCAATTACTATATCTGCCGCGCCAACGCCCGGGAAGACAACGTGGTGCTCTACAAGGTCCAGAACGGCAGGCGCACCGCCCTGCCCTTGGTGGGCCGCACGGAGGGTTACGGCGTGGAGCACAAGGTCGCCCCCCAGACCTGGCATACCCTGCGCGTCGCGTTTCGCGGCCCCCGCTTCACGGTGTTCTTTGACGGCCAGAAGTTGTTTGAAGTGGAGGACACCACCTTCACCCAGGCCGGCCGCGTGGGCCTGTGGACCAAGGCCGACAGCGTAACCCAGTTTGATGATTTTGATTGGGGCGAGGCGTCCCCCTGA
- a CDS encoding HAD family hydrolase — translation MSRAAVFLDRDGTVIAERHYLKDPAQVELLPGAAAALKRLQDAGYLLFFVTNQSGIGRGYFSMDDALRVQARVEELLAGQGVRIIKTYVAPEAPDQPSRGRKPSPAFLWDARDEFQLDLGRSYMIGDKLIDLECGWNAGVRRSILVCTGYGQETAAREAARLRDAVVVPDLAAAAEWILQI, via the coding sequence ATGAGCCGGGCCGCTGTATTTCTGGATCGCGACGGCACCGTCATAGCCGAGCGACATTACTTGAAGGATCCGGCCCAAGTGGAGCTGCTGCCCGGGGCGGCGGCGGCGTTGAAACGGCTGCAGGACGCGGGTTATCTGCTGTTTTTTGTCACCAACCAGTCGGGCATTGGCCGCGGGTATTTCTCCATGGACGATGCCTTGCGGGTGCAGGCCCGCGTGGAGGAATTGCTGGCCGGGCAGGGCGTGCGGATCATCAAGACGTATGTGGCGCCCGAGGCGCCGGATCAACCCAGCCGCGGGCGCAAGCCCTCCCCCGCTTTTTTGTGGGATGCGCGCGATGAGTTTCAGTTGGATCTGGGGCGCTCGTACATGATCGGCGACAAGTTGATTGATCTGGAATGCGGCTGGAATGCCGGCGTGCGCCGCAGCATTTTGGTGTGCACCGGCTACGGGCAGGAAACTGCGGCGCGGGAAGCCGCCCGGCTGCGCGATGCCGTGGTGGTGCCTGATCTGGCCGCCGCCGCCGAATGGATTTTACAAATATGA